Proteins encoded together in one Streptomyces sp. NBC_01216 window:
- a CDS encoding MobC family plasmid mobilization relaxosome protein yields MAETARRQGAPDREVGAEGGPDPDELHAVQQQILRPAPPTEPTVGERAVQSVQPAIRRFTGTKRTVRVGPLRFTGDEHAGLKEAAVEHGYKGESGFAADIVLAFVSGRFTANLPLSEDRRRTHMFRAQVLRELNRIGVNVNQIARALNSGLTPPDIRHRLDELHRLLELIAEALREPADSRKDLAA; encoded by the coding sequence GTGGCGGAGACGGCCCGACGCCAGGGGGCGCCGGACCGGGAGGTCGGGGCCGAGGGCGGCCCCGACCCGGACGAACTGCACGCCGTCCAGCAGCAGATCCTCCGCCCCGCACCCCCCACAGAACCGACAGTCGGCGAGCGAGCGGTGCAGAGCGTGCAGCCGGCGATCCGACGTTTCACCGGTACCAAGCGGACCGTCCGTGTCGGCCCGCTGCGGTTCACCGGCGACGAGCACGCCGGCCTCAAGGAGGCTGCCGTCGAGCACGGCTACAAGGGGGAATCCGGCTTCGCCGCCGACATCGTCCTTGCGTTCGTGTCCGGCAGGTTCACGGCGAACCTGCCGCTGTCCGAGGACCGCCGCCGCACCCACATGTTCCGCGCCCAGGTGCTGCGCGAGCTCAACCGGATCGGCGTCAACGTCAACCAGATCGCCCGCGCCCTGAACAGCGGCCTCACCCCACCCGACATCCGCCACCGTCTCGACGAGCTCCACCGCCTGCTGGAGCTGATCGCCGAGGCCCTGCGCGAACCCGCCGACTCCAGGAAGGACCTGGCCGCGTGA
- a CDS encoding DnaB-like helicase N-terminal domain-containing protein, giving the protein MPQGTTPQWQAPFTHSHPSPQDAIGVTATPPHDAEAEKAVLGACMFQGAVIDEVRQVLEPGDFFRPAHTTIWHALLELRRQEAPTDAIALSHQLKSTGDLTRVGGPQYLHSLATSAAVGSGASYYADIIRSHADLRVLQATAVRVLQGATAPGADPAEVRSLLAASLSEAADRARRSSDGRLQRYAVDGWSFVTDTPATTEPVWGTPGKAAWASGESLMLVGPPGVGKSTIAQQIVLARLGLLSQVLDMPVREGEKVLYIAADRPSQLARAFTRVVHQADRDILRRRLVFWSGPLPASLNTEPQLLAELAAEHGADTVVIDSLKDVVGKLTDDEAGLAYNNARQQLLRNGVELLELHHQRKQGPDASRTQRPVLDQVYGSAWFTAGAGSVLFLSGAAGDPVVHLHHLKTIDDEIGPLPIIHDHPRGTSRVDTSLDPLTLLRQAGANGLTARQLATQITGEEKPIAADIARARRRLENLTKSGHATQETGAGGGTGGGQATRWTAVTRHMTTVS; this is encoded by the coding sequence GTGCCCCAGGGTACGACCCCTCAGTGGCAAGCACCATTCACTCACTCCCACCCCAGCCCGCAGGACGCGATCGGCGTCACGGCCACCCCGCCTCACGACGCGGAGGCCGAGAAGGCCGTACTCGGGGCCTGTATGTTCCAGGGCGCGGTCATCGACGAGGTCCGGCAGGTGCTGGAGCCGGGGGACTTCTTCCGGCCCGCGCACACCACGATCTGGCACGCCCTGCTGGAACTGCGCAGGCAGGAAGCGCCGACCGACGCGATCGCCCTGTCCCACCAGCTGAAGTCCACGGGCGACCTCACGCGCGTCGGCGGCCCCCAGTACCTGCATTCCCTGGCGACCTCGGCGGCCGTGGGGTCGGGTGCCTCGTACTACGCGGACATCATCCGTAGCCATGCCGACCTGCGCGTCCTGCAGGCCACGGCAGTCCGCGTGCTCCAGGGCGCCACCGCGCCGGGAGCTGACCCGGCCGAGGTACGAAGCCTGCTGGCGGCATCGCTGAGCGAGGCCGCCGACCGAGCCCGCCGCAGCTCCGACGGCCGACTCCAGCGGTACGCCGTGGACGGCTGGTCGTTCGTCACCGACACCCCGGCCACCACCGAGCCCGTGTGGGGGACGCCGGGAAAAGCGGCATGGGCCTCGGGTGAGAGCCTGATGCTCGTCGGGCCACCAGGCGTCGGAAAGTCGACGATCGCGCAGCAGATCGTCCTCGCCCGCCTCGGCCTGCTCTCCCAGGTCCTGGACATGCCCGTGCGCGAGGGCGAGAAGGTCCTCTACATCGCCGCGGACCGGCCCAGCCAGCTCGCCCGTGCCTTCACCCGGGTCGTGCACCAGGCCGACCGGGACATCTTGCGCCGGCGCCTGGTCTTCTGGTCGGGACCGCTGCCCGCCTCGCTCAACACCGAGCCGCAGCTTCTCGCCGAGCTGGCCGCCGAACACGGGGCGGACACCGTGGTGATCGACAGCCTCAAGGACGTGGTCGGCAAGCTCACCGACGACGAGGCCGGCCTCGCGTACAACAACGCCCGCCAGCAGCTCCTGCGCAACGGCGTCGAGCTTCTCGAACTGCACCACCAGCGCAAGCAGGGTCCCGACGCCTCGCGCACCCAGCGCCCTGTCCTCGACCAGGTCTACGGCTCGGCTTGGTTCACCGCCGGCGCGGGAAGCGTCCTGTTCCTCAGCGGCGCGGCAGGGGACCCGGTGGTCCACCTCCACCACCTCAAGACGATCGACGACGAGATCGGCCCGCTGCCGATCATCCACGACCACCCTCGTGGCACCTCGCGCGTCGACACGAGCCTCGACCCGCTGACCCTCCTGCGGCAGGCGGGCGCGAACGGGCTCACCGCCCGTCAGCTCGCCACCCAGATCACCGGCGAGGAGAAGCCCATCGCGGCGGACATCGCCAGGGCGAGGCGTCGCCTGGAGAACCTCACCAAGAGCGGACACGCCACCCAGGAGACCGGTGCCGGCGGCGGCACCGGGGGCGGCCAGGCGACCCGCTGGACGGCCGTCACCCGCCACATGACCACCGTTTCCTGA
- a CDS encoding recombinase family protein, with protein MPRPKHREPTITPGEPAALYCRISQADDDDQTGVDRQERICREIAERRGLAIDPAHVFVDNCRSAWRRNRKRPGWDQLLERARRREFRHIIAYHPDRLMRQPRDLEELLQVSDEQEIVLHGEANRRNLSDPDDRFILRIEVAHACRSSDDTSRRLKSALAERAETGMPHSGKRRFGYEPDGMTVREDEAKIVREVFDRYLKGQSPVTIALVLHKRGIKTVYGKEWTQGTVRALLDSRHAAGIRMHRGEEVGPGKWPAIIDAGTWAEVRARREYRSAIHQTNLELRRFYLLRGLVMCGRCGTLMSGTKVGAAPSYLCTRKSRNDDKKCVRRIAAVKLEEFVAEAAIDLLGRLTVSGQLASATPTNALTEAVEADQQQLAELNQMWTSKEISTAEYRTMRKEITDRIAKAQRRMVVRPVKLLDGLTGPGARAAWEADEMTDERRNAVLRFLFSGVVIDASSKPSGVFDWDRIDIEQNQL; from the coding sequence ATGCCCCGCCCCAAGCACCGAGAGCCGACCATCACCCCAGGTGAACCGGCCGCCCTGTACTGCCGAATATCCCAGGCCGACGATGACGACCAGACCGGCGTGGACCGGCAGGAACGTATCTGTCGGGAGATCGCCGAACGGCGCGGCCTGGCCATCGACCCCGCCCACGTCTTCGTCGACAACTGCCGCTCCGCCTGGCGCCGCAACCGCAAGCGCCCCGGCTGGGACCAGCTCCTCGAACGTGCCCGGCGCCGCGAGTTCCGGCACATCATCGCGTACCACCCCGACCGGCTCATGCGGCAGCCGCGCGACCTGGAGGAGCTGCTCCAGGTCTCCGACGAGCAGGAGATCGTGCTGCACGGCGAGGCGAACCGCCGGAACCTCTCCGACCCGGACGACCGCTTCATCCTCCGCATCGAGGTCGCCCACGCCTGCCGCTCCTCCGACGACACCTCCCGCCGCCTGAAGTCCGCGCTCGCGGAGCGGGCCGAGACCGGCATGCCGCACTCGGGCAAGCGGCGGTTCGGGTACGAGCCCGACGGCATGACCGTCAGGGAGGACGAGGCCAAGATCGTCCGCGAGGTCTTCGACCGCTACCTCAAGGGCCAGAGCCCGGTCACCATCGCCCTCGTCCTCCACAAGCGCGGCATCAAGACCGTGTACGGCAAGGAATGGACCCAGGGCACCGTCCGGGCCCTGCTCGACTCCCGCCACGCCGCTGGCATCCGCATGCACCGGGGCGAGGAGGTCGGCCCCGGGAAGTGGCCCGCCATCATCGACGCCGGCACCTGGGCCGAGGTGCGCGCCCGCCGTGAGTACCGGTCCGCGATCCACCAGACCAACCTGGAGCTGCGCCGCTTCTACCTGCTGCGCGGCCTGGTCATGTGCGGGCGCTGCGGCACTCTCATGTCCGGCACCAAGGTCGGTGCTGCGCCCTCGTACCTGTGCACGCGCAAGAGCCGCAACGACGACAAGAAGTGCGTCCGCCGCATCGCCGCCGTGAAGCTGGAGGAGTTCGTCGCCGAGGCCGCGATCGACCTGCTCGGCCGCCTCACCGTCTCCGGCCAACTCGCCTCCGCCACACCGACGAACGCCCTGACCGAGGCGGTGGAGGCTGACCAGCAGCAGCTCGCCGAGCTCAACCAGATGTGGACCTCCAAAGAGATCTCCACGGCGGAGTACCGGACGATGCGCAAGGAGATCACCGACCGGATCGCCAAGGCCCAGCGGCGGATGGTCGTGCGGCCGGTGAAGCTGCTCGACGGACTCACGGGGCCGGGGGCCAGAGCTGCCTGGGAGGCCGACGAGATGACGGACGAGCGGCGCAACGCCGTGCTCCGCTTCCTCTTCTCTGGCGTGGTCATCGACGCGTCGAGCAAGCCGAGTGGAGTCTTCGACTGGGACCGCATCGACATCGAGCAGAACCAGCTCTGA
- a CDS encoding HAD family hydrolase produces the protein MTSPRTQRPAARPPRLIATDLDGTLLRDDKSVSERTVAALAAAEEAGIEVFFVTGRPARWMDVVADHVHGHGLAICANGAAVVDLHAGGTFLSVRPLDRKGALEVVRTLRSVAPGTSFAVELTSGIHYEPDYPPFFLDPGATVATAEKLLFEEAPGAAAPVLKLLAQHPELDPDAFLSAAHDAAGDHASFTRSSPTALLEISGLGVSKASTLALCCAERGISADEVVAFGDMPNDIEMLRWAGRSYAMGNAHPAVLAAASGHTARNDEDGVAVVVERLLEDVRREQRTGR, from the coding sequence GTGACCTCACCCCGAACTCAGCGCCCCGCCGCCCGGCCTCCTCGACTGATCGCCACCGACCTCGACGGCACTCTGCTGCGCGACGACAAGTCCGTCTCGGAGCGCACGGTCGCGGCACTCGCCGCCGCCGAGGAGGCCGGTATCGAGGTCTTCTTCGTCACCGGCCGGCCGGCCCGCTGGATGGACGTGGTGGCCGATCACGTGCACGGGCATGGGCTCGCGATCTGCGCCAACGGGGCCGCCGTCGTCGACCTGCACGCTGGCGGAACGTTTCTCTCGGTACGTCCGCTGGACCGGAAGGGCGCACTCGAGGTCGTACGGACCCTGCGCTCCGTCGCCCCCGGGACCTCCTTCGCGGTGGAGCTGACCAGCGGTATCCACTACGAGCCTGACTATCCCCCGTTCTTCCTCGACCCGGGCGCGACCGTCGCCACCGCGGAGAAGCTGCTCTTCGAGGAGGCACCGGGCGCCGCCGCACCCGTTCTCAAACTGCTCGCCCAGCACCCTGAGCTCGACCCCGACGCCTTCCTGTCGGCGGCCCATGACGCGGCGGGCGACCATGCCTCGTTCACCCGGTCCAGCCCGACCGCCCTGCTCGAGATCAGTGGCCTCGGCGTCTCGAAGGCGTCCACTCTGGCCCTCTGCTGCGCCGAGCGTGGCATCTCCGCGGACGAGGTCGTCGCCTTCGGCGACATGCCGAACGACATCGAGATGCTCCGCTGGGCCGGTCGCTCGTACGCCATGGGCAACGCGCACCCGGCCGTCCTCGCCGCCGCCTCCGGCCACACGGCCCGCAACGACGAGGACGGTGTGGCCGTCGTCGTCGAGCGGCTCCTCGAAGACGTCCGCAGAGAACAGCGGACCGGCCGGTAG
- a CDS encoding sensor histidine kinase, with protein MTAAVPELPDPLEAATQATRSLQGLSTELTARVPQLLEAMRSVGTGLELHSTLDRICETAAELAGARYAAIGVVDEEGEGLSDFVTHGVGEDTARRIGRLPNGHAGLLGALIREPQTIRLADLSTDPRAAGFPPGHPPMRTFLGVPIRVQGEIFGNLYLAEKNGGEEFNDYDLHMVRVLATEAGIAIGNARLYEAARQRERWIDGSVAVTTALLSGGDADDALAVVAEQARRLAGAAAGIVLLPAGEDGGLEIVAVSSDKPAKSLGVVIPAESPVVERLLAGEAVFVDDASTDPRMLSRLADQYGPSMLLPLHSGGKVLGALATPRARGARPFTETERTLATQFASQAALALMMADAQRDRERLAVYEDRDRIARDLHDLVIQRLFATGMMLESAQRRTVVPAVRDGVGNAVDELDVTIQEIRTAIFALQQGPAEAPSGLRTRVLREINMAAVPLGFKPAHRFLGAVDATVGELTGKNLVAALREALSNAFRHAAASRIEVVVDAGARLPDGTAAVRLSVADDGVGIPEGGRRSGLRNLTRRAEALGGSSWCGPGIGERGGGTTVVWQAPL; from the coding sequence ATGACCGCCGCCGTGCCGGAGCTTCCGGACCCCCTCGAAGCCGCGACCCAAGCCACCCGCAGCCTTCAGGGGCTCTCCACGGAGCTCACCGCGCGGGTGCCGCAGCTTCTGGAGGCCATGCGCTCGGTGGGCACCGGGCTCGAACTGCACTCCACGCTCGACCGGATCTGCGAGACCGCCGCCGAGCTCGCCGGTGCACGCTATGCCGCCATCGGCGTCGTCGACGAGGAGGGCGAAGGGCTCTCCGACTTCGTCACCCATGGGGTCGGCGAGGACACGGCCCGCCGGATCGGGCGGCTTCCCAACGGGCATGCGGGACTGCTCGGCGCGCTGATCCGGGAGCCGCAGACCATCAGGCTCGCCGACCTGTCGACCGACCCGCGGGCCGCCGGCTTCCCGCCCGGCCATCCTCCGATGCGGACCTTCCTCGGGGTGCCGATCCGGGTCCAGGGCGAGATCTTCGGCAATCTCTACCTCGCCGAGAAGAACGGCGGCGAGGAGTTCAACGACTATGACCTCCACATGGTCCGAGTCCTCGCCACCGAGGCGGGGATCGCGATCGGCAACGCCCGCCTGTACGAGGCCGCCCGGCAACGCGAGCGCTGGATCGACGGTTCGGTCGCCGTCACCACGGCCCTGCTGTCCGGTGGTGACGCCGACGACGCCCTCGCGGTCGTCGCCGAGCAGGCCCGCAGGCTCGCCGGAGCCGCCGCCGGGATCGTCCTGCTGCCCGCCGGCGAGGACGGCGGACTGGAGATCGTCGCCGTTTCCTCCGACAAGCCCGCCAAGTCGCTGGGAGTCGTGATCCCGGCGGAGAGCCCCGTGGTGGAGCGGCTCCTCGCGGGCGAGGCGGTGTTCGTGGACGACGCCTCCACCGACCCCCGGATGCTCAGCAGACTCGCCGACCAGTACGGGCCGAGCATGCTGCTGCCCCTGCACAGCGGCGGCAAGGTCCTCGGTGCGCTCGCCACCCCCCGCGCGCGCGGCGCCCGGCCGTTCACCGAGACCGAACGCACCCTGGCCACCCAGTTCGCCTCCCAGGCGGCGCTCGCGCTGATGATGGCCGATGCCCAACGCGACCGGGAGCGGCTCGCCGTCTACGAGGACCGGGACCGGATCGCCCGCGATCTGCACGATCTGGTCATCCAACGGCTGTTCGCCACCGGGATGATGTTGGAGAGCGCCCAGCGCAGAACGGTCGTTCCGGCCGTGCGGGACGGGGTGGGCAACGCCGTCGACGAACTGGACGTGACCATCCAGGAGATCCGTACCGCGATCTTCGCGCTCCAGCAGGGCCCGGCGGAGGCCCCGTCCGGGCTGCGCACCCGGGTCCTGAGGGAGATCAACATGGCGGCCGTGCCGCTCGGTTTCAAGCCCGCGCACCGCTTTCTCGGCGCGGTCGACGCGACGGTGGGCGAACTCACCGGCAAGAACCTCGTGGCCGCGCTCCGTGAGGCCCTGTCCAATGCCTTCCGGCATGCGGCGGCGTCCCGGATCGAGGTCGTCGTCGACGCGGGCGCGCGGCTGCCGGACGGCACCGCCGCGGTCCGCCTCTCGGTCGCGGACGACGGTGTCGGCATCCCGGAGGGGGGCCGGCGCAGCGGGCTGCGCAATCTGACCCGGCGTGCCGAGGCGCTGGGCGGGTCCAGCTGGTGCGGTCCGGGAATCGGTGAGCGGGGCGGCGGCACGACGGTCGTGTGGCAGGCGCCTTTGTAG
- the cydD gene encoding thiol reductant ABC exporter subunit CydD has product MKPIDPRLLRYARATRFFLTAVVVLGLAGAALVVAQAMLVAEVVVGAFQKGLAVSGLTTPLLLLAGVAAGRAAVSWLTELAAHRAGAAVKSELRGRLLERSAALGPGWLSGQRAGSLVALATRGVDALDDYFSRYLPQLGLAVVVPVAVLARIVTEDWVSAAVIVLTLPLIPLFMVLIGWYTQGRMDRQWRLLSRLSGHFLDVVAGLPTLKVFGRAKAQAESIHSITSEYRRATMRTLRIAFLSSFALELLSTLSVALVAVGVGMRLVHGDLDLYTGLVILILAPEAYLPIRQVGAQFHAAAEGLAAAEEIFEVLETPAPESGRTAVPASPRIELENVIVRHPGRAESSLDMASLQVAEGETVALVGPSGAGKSTLLDVVLGFATPEAGGTVRVGGVDLGALDTEEWRSSIAWVPQRPYLFAGTITENVRLARPDASDEAVERALRDAGADGFVGRLAAGAATPLGEDGAGLSAGQRQRLALARAFLADRPVLLLDEPTAALDGETEAAVVEAVRRLAVGRTVLLVVHRPALLAVADRVVRVGKSDSLADPGGLDSVEGAVPAPGGVSRSTPTPWAPEEGVRESVTPGRTAGRGALGRVRAMAGGLKGRMALALLLGSLALASAVGLMAVSGRLISRASEQPPVLYLMVAVTATRAFGIGRAVFRYAERIVSHDAVLRTLAELRVAVYRRLERVAPEGLRRTRRGDLLSRLVQDVDALQDYWLRWLLPAGAALVVGTGSAAFTGWLLPEAGAVLAVGLLAAGVAVPTLSGRLARRAERQLAPARGAMATTVVDLLHGCAELTVSGALKERLRRARIADHALTAIASRQAAVTALGAGLSALAGGLTVAAAAFVGVQAVREGRLDGVSLAVVVLTPLAAFEAVTGLPSAVQYRQRVRRSAERVYEVLDAPLPVREPKQPATPPHGPFPLELAGVSARHAGQERDALSGFALTLEPGRRVAVVGASGSGKTTLAQVLLRFLDAESGSYRLGGVEASALDGDAVRRFVGLCAQDAHTFDSSLRENLRLARTGATDEEARAALRRARLLDWVDGLPHGLDTLVGEHGSRLSGGQRQRLALARALLADFPVLVLDEPAEHLDLATADALTDDLLRATEGRTTVLITHRLRGLDAVDEVLVLDEGRTVQRGTYAELAEAEGPLRRMLERERDSDLLLTAR; this is encoded by the coding sequence GTGAAACCGATCGACCCGCGTCTGCTGCGGTACGCCCGGGCCACCCGCTTCTTCCTCACGGCGGTGGTGGTCCTCGGTCTGGCCGGGGCGGCGCTGGTCGTGGCCCAGGCGATGCTCGTCGCCGAGGTGGTGGTGGGCGCCTTCCAGAAGGGGCTGGCCGTCTCCGGGCTGACGACGCCCCTGCTGCTGCTCGCCGGGGTGGCGGCGGGGCGGGCTGCCGTCTCCTGGCTGACCGAGCTGGCTGCCCACCGGGCCGGTGCGGCGGTCAAGTCGGAGCTTCGGGGACGGCTGCTCGAACGCTCGGCCGCCCTCGGCCCGGGGTGGCTCAGCGGGCAGCGGGCCGGCTCCCTGGTCGCGTTGGCCACAAGAGGAGTGGACGCGCTCGACGACTACTTCTCCCGCTACCTGCCACAGTTGGGGCTTGCCGTCGTGGTGCCGGTGGCGGTGCTGGCGCGGATCGTCACCGAGGACTGGGTCTCGGCTGCGGTCATCGTCCTGACCCTCCCGCTCATCCCCCTCTTCATGGTCCTCATCGGCTGGTACACCCAGGGCCGGATGGACCGTCAGTGGAGACTGCTGTCCCGGCTCTCCGGTCATTTCCTGGACGTGGTCGCGGGCCTGCCCACCCTCAAGGTCTTCGGCCGGGCGAAGGCGCAGGCCGAGTCCATCCACTCCATCACGTCCGAGTACCGGCGGGCGACGATGAGGACGCTGCGGATCGCGTTCCTGTCGTCCTTCGCCCTGGAACTTCTCTCCACGCTCTCGGTGGCGCTGGTCGCCGTCGGCGTCGGCATGCGACTGGTCCACGGAGACCTCGACCTGTACACGGGGCTCGTCATCCTGATTCTGGCGCCCGAGGCGTATCTGCCGATCCGGCAGGTGGGGGCGCAGTTCCACGCGGCGGCCGAAGGTCTGGCCGCCGCGGAGGAGATCTTCGAGGTCCTGGAGACCCCGGCGCCGGAGAGCGGCAGGACCGCGGTGCCCGCGTCACCGCGCATCGAGCTGGAGAACGTGATCGTGCGGCACCCGGGTCGCGCGGAGTCCTCGCTGGACATGGCCTCACTTCAGGTGGCCGAGGGTGAGACGGTGGCCCTGGTCGGACCGAGCGGGGCCGGCAAGTCCACCCTGCTCGACGTCGTGCTGGGCTTCGCGACTCCCGAAGCGGGTGGCACCGTCCGGGTCGGGGGTGTGGACCTCGGCGCGCTTGACACGGAGGAGTGGCGTTCGTCGATCGCCTGGGTGCCGCAACGGCCCTACCTCTTTGCGGGAACGATCACGGAGAACGTCCGGCTGGCCCGTCCGGACGCCTCCGACGAAGCGGTGGAACGGGCGCTGCGTGACGCCGGCGCGGACGGATTCGTCGGGAGGCTCGCGGCGGGAGCCGCCACTCCGCTGGGTGAGGACGGCGCGGGACTCTCGGCCGGACAGCGACAGCGCCTCGCCCTGGCGCGGGCCTTCCTCGCCGACCGGCCCGTGCTGTTGCTGGACGAACCCACCGCCGCGCTGGACGGGGAGACGGAGGCGGCCGTGGTCGAAGCGGTCCGCCGACTCGCCGTCGGCCGGACGGTCCTTCTGGTCGTCCACCGCCCGGCGCTGCTCGCCGTCGCGGACCGCGTGGTGCGCGTCGGCAAGTCCGACTCCCTGGCGGATCCGGGTGGGCTCGATTCCGTGGAGGGAGCGGTGCCGGCGCCCGGGGGCGTGTCACGGTCGACGCCCACGCCCTGGGCACCGGAGGAAGGAGTCCGGGAGTCCGTGACGCCGGGGAGGACCGCCGGACGAGGAGCCCTCGGGCGAGTCCGTGCCATGGCCGGCGGGCTGAAGGGACGGATGGCTCTCGCGCTGCTGCTCGGAAGTCTCGCTCTGGCCTCCGCCGTGGGGCTCATGGCGGTCTCCGGCCGGCTCATCTCACGGGCCTCCGAACAGCCGCCCGTTCTCTATCTGATGGTGGCCGTCACCGCCACCCGCGCGTTCGGCATCGGGCGGGCCGTGTTCCGCTACGCCGAGCGGATCGTGTCGCACGACGCCGTGCTCCGCACGCTTGCGGAGCTGAGGGTCGCGGTCTACCGGCGTCTGGAACGCGTCGCCCCCGAGGGCCTGCGCCGGACGCGGCGGGGCGACCTGCTCTCCCGGCTCGTCCAGGACGTGGACGCCCTCCAGGACTACTGGCTGCGCTGGCTGCTGCCCGCGGGCGCCGCGCTCGTCGTGGGGACCGGCTCCGCCGCTTTCACCGGCTGGCTGCTGCCCGAGGCGGGAGCCGTGCTCGCCGTGGGGCTCCTGGCCGCGGGTGTGGCCGTCCCCACGCTGAGTGGCCGGCTGGCCCGGCGAGCGGAACGACAGCTCGCGCCCGCCCGGGGGGCAATGGCCACCACGGTCGTCGACCTGCTCCACGGCTGCGCCGAGCTGACCGTCTCCGGAGCGCTGAAGGAGCGGCTCAGGCGCGCCCGCATCGCCGATCATGCCCTCACGGCCATTGCCTCCCGTCAGGCCGCCGTCACCGCGCTCGGCGCCGGACTCTCCGCGCTCGCCGGTGGACTGACGGTCGCCGCCGCCGCGTTCGTGGGTGTGCAGGCCGTGCGCGAGGGACGGCTGGACGGTGTCAGCCTCGCCGTCGTCGTCCTGACCCCGCTCGCGGCCTTCGAGGCCGTCACCGGGCTTCCGTCGGCCGTCCAGTACCGCCAGCGCGTACGGCGCAGCGCCGAGCGGGTGTACGAGGTACTCGACGCGCCGCTGCCCGTGCGTGAGCCGAAGCAGCCCGCCACGCCCCCGCACGGCCCCTTCCCGCTGGAGCTCGCCGGCGTCTCCGCCCGCCACGCGGGGCAGGAACGGGACGCGCTCAGCGGCTTCGCGCTCACTCTGGAGCCGGGACGCAGGGTCGCTGTCGTCGGTGCCTCCGGGTCGGGGAAGACGACCCTGGCCCAGGTCCTGCTGCGTTTCCTCGACGCCGAGTCGGGTTCGTACCGGCTCGGCGGCGTGGAGGCGTCCGCGCTCGACGGCGATGCGGTCCGCCGCTTCGTCGGGCTCTGCGCGCAGGACGCCCACACCTTCGACAGCTCCCTGCGAGAGAACCTGCGACTGGCGCGCACCGGGGCGACCGACGAGGAAGCGCGGGCCGCACTGCGCAGGGCCAGGCTCCTCGACTGGGTGGACGGCCTTCCCCACGGTCTCGACACCCTGGTCGGAGAGCACGGCTCGCGGCTCTCGGGTGGTCAGCGCCAGCGCCTGGCGCTCGCCCGCGCGCTCCTGGCCGACTTCCCCGTCCTGGTGCTCGACGAGCCTGCGGAACACCTCGACCTGGCTACGGCCGATGCCCTCACCGACGATCTGCTGCGTGCCACCGAAGGGCGGACCACCGTGCTCATCACTCACCGGCTGCGCGGACTCGACGCCGTCGACGAGGTACTGGTCCTGGACGAGGGCCGCACCGTGCAACGTGGTACCTACGCGGAGCTGGCCGAGGCCGAGGGGCCCCTGCGGCGGATGCTGGAGCGGGAGAGGGACAGTGACCTCCTGCTCACCGCGCGGTGA
- the cydB gene encoding cytochrome d ubiquinol oxidase subunit II: protein MELHNVWFVLIAVLWIGYFFLEGFDFGVGILTKLLARDRSEKRVLINTIGPVWDGNEVWLLTAGGATFAAFPEWYATLFSGFYLPLLVILVCLIVRGVAFEYRVKRSEESWQRNWEQAIFWTSLIPAVLWGVAFGNIVRGVKIDARMEYVGTFWDLLNPYAILGGLVTLTLFTFHGAVFAALKTVGDIRVRARSLALRLGAVTAALALGFLVWTQADKGDGWSLVAMLVAVVALVGAIGAIAVGREGWSFALSGITIAAAVAMLFLTLFPDVMPSSLDPAWSLTVTNASSSPYTLKIMTWCAAIATPLVLLYQSWTYWVFRKRIGTQHIADAAH from the coding sequence ATGGAACTCCACAACGTCTGGTTCGTACTCATCGCCGTCCTCTGGATCGGCTACTTCTTCCTGGAGGGCTTCGACTTCGGGGTCGGCATCCTGACCAAGCTGCTCGCCCGTGACCGGTCCGAGAAGCGGGTGCTGATCAACACGATCGGTCCCGTCTGGGACGGCAACGAGGTGTGGCTGCTGACCGCGGGTGGCGCGACCTTCGCCGCGTTCCCCGAGTGGTACGCGACGTTGTTCTCCGGGTTCTATCTGCCCCTGCTGGTCATCCTCGTCTGCCTGATCGTGCGGGGCGTCGCCTTCGAGTACCGGGTGAAGAGGTCCGAGGAGAGCTGGCAGCGCAACTGGGAGCAGGCGATCTTCTGGACCTCCCTGATCCCCGCGGTGCTCTGGGGCGTGGCTTTCGGCAACATCGTGCGTGGTGTGAAGATCGACGCGCGGATGGAGTACGTCGGCACCTTCTGGGACCTGCTGAACCCCTACGCGATCCTCGGGGGCCTGGTCACCCTCACGCTCTTCACCTTCCACGGTGCGGTCTTCGCGGCGCTCAAGACGGTCGGGGACATCCGGGTCCGCGCCCGTTCGCTCGCCCTGAGGCTGGGCGCGGTCACCGCCGCCCTCGCGCTCGGCTTCCTGGTCTGGACCCAGGCGGACAAGGGCGACGGCTGGAGCCTGGTCGCCATGCTGGTGGCCGTCGTGGCGCTCGTCGGCGCGATCGGGGCGATCGCGGTGGGACGGGAGGGCTGGTCGTTCGCGCTCTCGGGCATCACGATCGCCGCCGCGGTCGCGATGCTCTTCCTGACGCTCTTCCCGGACGTCATGCCGTCTTCGCTCGACCCCGCGTGGAGTCTGACGGTGACGAACGCCTCGTCGAGTCCGTACACGCTGAAGATCATGACCTGGTGTGCGGCGATCGCGACTCCACTGGTGCTGCTGTATCAGAGCTGGACCTACTGGGTCTTCCGCAAGCGAATCGGTACCCAGCACATCGCGGACGCGGCGCACTGA